ACACTCTATACAACCGAACTCGATCCAACAATCGATACCCAAGCAAAACTTTGACGCCAATTATCAACCTCAAGTTTATCAATTACAAGGGAATTTACCTCAGTCAATAGCGAGCCAGCAACAACAGATAGCGTACAATCAAGCCCAAGCAGTGTACCAAGATAACCAATTGGGATATGTGCAGGAGCAGCCGATCAGCCAATCACCGATCTACGTGAAGGAACCGGAGAAAGTTAATTATCAAGCCGTGCAACAGATAAAGAACCCTCTTCAGATTGTAGCTCAAAATCCACAGGTACTTATTTCAGCAATTATTAAAAGAAGACACGATCCACAGATCCTATTGGCACATCAAGGCTGCTTTTATCAGATTTAAATTTAGCTACATACATATCTTTAACTGCAATTTAATCTTATATAATCATTTTTACCTatataatcaatttaattaattatttttcagacGTATTCTACACAGCATCAGGGAGCCACAAGCTACGCTTCCTATTCTAAAAACCAAATAGAAGAACAATCAGGCAAAGCAGGAAGCCAACCTGTCCAGTACCAATCACAACCATTACAGCTGATAAAATACACGCTTCAACACCAAGCATACAACAATCAGCCAATTCAAGCGCAACCGCAATATCGCCAAGCTCAACCTGCTCAGTATCAACAGGCACAACAAATACAACAGTACCAACAACCTCAAATACAACAGTATCAACAACCTCAGCCAATTCAACAGTACCAACAAGCCCAACCTCTGCAACAGTACCAAGAAGCACAACCGCTTCAACAATACGAAGTAGCGCAACCACAGTATCAACAACAACAGATTCAATACCAGCCACAGCAATATCAAGCTCAGCCACAGTATCAGATTCCACAGTACGAGCGACCTCAATATCAACAGTATCTCTCCGAGTCCAAAGTTCAGGAAGTAGCTCAAATTCAACAATTACAACAACCTTTGAAACAGAAGAACGCAAAGCAGGTTTACTTCAAGCAGCTTGCGCAAGCTCAAGCAGCTCAGCCTGCAGCTCAAGCTCAAGCTGCAGCACAGAATGATTATCCCGGTCAAGGTGCCTTACCAACATTCCCACCTGTACAATACTTCGGCAAATTCGCCCATTCCATCTTTGGACAGTACCAACATTAAGAAttgatttgttatttatttaatttagtcgTTACGTATAATTCAAAGATTTGTTtcgtaaattatttgttatttactcTAACTGTGCGTTGTTTGAactaaaaactttaaattatattttctattactAAAATGAAACCCAAATAGTAGGTTTAATTATAACAACATGATTTAGTATTAGAATTCAACAACTAATGcttactttaaatttaatgatattgtttattgctatacattatacatagaAAGAACAAATGCAAACAAATTTCTTCTGCAAGATGATCACAGGTATCTTTccaagaaaatattgtatgtaataataactATGTAGTTacgtatatatctgtcaactgtgtaaTAACCACAATGTgtacaatgaaattataacaaatcTGTTTACTTCGCACTGTTTCGTGTAAATATTAGTTAAAtacagtattttaatttaagaagatttggtgttttatttcctacataataatcataattaagAAATGTAATGAAGTTTGCAGTTGGCTGtgtatgttaataaattacaggaaaattgtgtttgaaagttattaaatacaaCATTTCTAATTACTATCCAGAATTTCTTCTTAACtacattaattttatgcaTTTATTTTCAGTATTCCCACATCATTTGCTGTaagttttcattaatttatcttCCTTAAAGTTTTATGTAATTCGCTTAAGGAGTCCAGGGATATAATTAAACGTGTTTGTGTCGAAATTTGTCTCATTATACTGAACTAATTTAATCTATGGTCTAGTTAACTTGCTAACTTTGTAATGATCAGTTTCTCGGTTTGGGATTAGGAAGTTTAGTTTCAAATATGGCTGTGGCTTCTCTCGCATAGTTTTtcggataaaaataattcattttcgTAAACTTTACATACCTATATGATATGattttagttaattaatatgaaattaaagcAATGCTTTATACTATATTAATGTAGGTGCGTAATTAGTCGTCATTTTAcgcattaaaaacaaaaaaagactGAAAATCTCCAagattaaaagaaataattattacctcAATGTTAAATCTGATAAATTCGAATTGGTAATTtgaaattaacataaataattgaaatttgtAACGCCTACAGCCAGGTTTGagcaaaaaatatcaattcgTTATCGTTTGTTTACAATATCTCTCGTTTATGATATtcgatgaaaatatattaattttagataCAGCCATATTAAAAAGGGAATTAATTTCGCCGCTCTTGTTCCGGGttaaaatacacaataaaGGTCCCTCGAAGCCCTTATTATTACGGCTTACTTGTGTATCGCTTACTCTACAAAATACACTCTCCctgtaaatgaaaaataacacaaacataaatatatcaattcataataaatttgggctaattcaaataatttaaaattaacacgTAGCTTATGCTTTGAAAAGTATGGAACCTATTTTAAGGAAccctttatgtatattttcatacaatactTACAAGAAAATGGGTCCTCTGATGTGGCATCGGAAAATTCCTAGTTCGTTTTCACAGATACAGATAAGAGTTTGGGTAGTCAAGGGTATCAAAGGAAACACAGTTAAATcatcgtataataataaaattttaagtatactTGGCTACAGTTATATCAAAATGAAACATTTAGAAAcataagacattttttttttaatcacccTTCTGTTAGCttatataaaatgattttcatATGAAAAGAAACAGATTAACTTGCTACCTCGTATCTAAaaagctatttatttattatttatttatttatgataaggTACCTTACCTATAGTAACCATTCCTTACCTTATTTTGATCTACGAAGTTCCACTGGCCAGCAACTAGCTAGCTAGCAAGTTTCACAACAGGAGAGTAATCAAATGCAAGCGCAGCATGTAATAAGGtggatgaaaatataattttgatgcTAATTGTACGGAACCCGCGTCTCTAACAATGGATCGTTACATAATGTCATTCGTGAACAATTTCGAGCTACCCTTGACCTTGTGATTATGATCTGCGTAATAATTTCATCGACTATTCAAtggaaaatgtatttattatgggATAAATATGGTGAATAGGGATGGAAAGGGTTCTTTAATAAACAGGTAACTGCGAGGGATGTAACTTTGGTAAATATGTATAGAAATATCGATACTTGGATAGTGTGGTTAATTTAGCTAGATAAGTTATTTAGTagacttatttatattataaactatattttattattgattaaaaggATCGTTATTTCGATGTCGTACATTTTTGtctttttgcatttataagaACGTTAATTAAGTACATTCAAAGAATTTTTTGGCTCGTCGAGCTGGTAAACAGATAAATGTACTTATCGTGTtatgattaaataaacaaaatattaacacatatcgtttaatcaaataaataaacaatatgttatAGATCAGCTTAAAACGATCCCTATTAATCTGGATTATTcccaaataattttcatatcaGAGATAcgaaaaatgaaaatcttAAATGTAATGACAACCTACTAACCCGATgcttgtacatattattatagagaaAAAGTATAATTAGTCAAACAATcataaatactataataaaacCTAACTGTCCAAAATTAGCACTATTTCTTCGCTATGACCTAGATTTAAAACCTGTTATATTTCCAAAAGAATTAATTCCATAGTAACTTCCACACCTCCAATCGTTAACGGTATCAAAAAcaagcaaaattaatttaatacgaGACACCTGCATTTCGTTTGGATTTATTGGGAAGTCTTATTGATTATTATCGGTTTTATattagaaacaaaataaatcatcACATCGGTCTAAAGCTACGAAATCAGCGTGATTTGATAAGTTCTAGTACTAGTATAGTTTTATGTTATCTGTGGCTTTAGTAATGATTTTTAGGTTGTTCTTTTTTTCTAAACAATTGAACTCCTTTTGagttattataaagaggacTATCACAGATAATGTTATTGTGTAGAAGATACGCTTGGTTATTAGCATACGCATAAATTCGACAAATCCTCCAGGTAGctagctttatttattttgctttccttgaaaattataagcaaTGATTGAGTTAATAGCCatatatattgtttattatattttaagtatcgCTCTATTGGTGGCCCAACGTACAATACTAGCCACTTACCTTCAAAGTTTAGTCAGAGAAATTTATATATACCTCTGGCCAAAGGAACTATATTAGTATTCGTGTGACAATGTTATAGCGTTACAGTTTTTGTGCATATAAAGTAAGtatcgtttatttttattatttatgtaaataaagtagagctatgttttaattatatgaacTAAGTACTACTAAAGTTTACAAAGTCTTCCTGTAAAATTGgtaaaactaatataataatattatagttttacgattttgtcaaaataatttgtctattaaaatgttatttattttattactagcggtccgccccggcttcgcccgtggtacatatacacgttttctctacataaaaaccattCTCGTACTTCTAGGGATTTaataaaatcggttcagccgttctcgagttgtgcgcttaccaacacattttgcgattcatttttatattataagatctACTCTCAGCGTAGGCTTTATATGTATACTTACTACTACAACAACAATACTACTTCAACAATTTTTCTAAAGacttttctattctttatttatattttcatcattatttattcattagcatatgttacatattaaaatacataatctaCGATGTATATATTGTTAGTAAGAAGGCCAAAGCTTTCGGTGACATTGGCATACGGACAGACAAGTTATGCATGTATGAGAAAGGTCTTATCTCATACGAAAAGTAGttgacaataatattttgcaaccCACTAATCTTTTTGGGtccttagacaaagtaacaattacaaaacgataacgaagttagaaatcgcaaaaatgtatgggattgacatacgccgcgttagatcacgtggtctatctaatgtcaatcccatacatttttgcgatttctaacttcgttatcgttttgtaattgttactttgtctacaGGCTCAGTTCATTCATCAGTCAAtcaattataaacatttaacaaaACTGAAAcgccaaaatattttattccattgGAAACAAAACAGAAATAGAAAACTCGTAAACATTTACTTACAACATAGGTAAATTATAACGAGCAgagcttgtttttttttttacacataggaataattcaattaatttctGTACGAATATAGAAACTCctctttttattgaaaatctgttaaaacataaaataatttagctATTAGCATTATTTAAACTATGAAAAATCACCTTGCCAATGCATAAAATTAACGATTATTGTTCCCAAAATGTTTGATAAGTCATTGTACCCTCATTAACACCAATTAACGTAACAATCAGGAAAATTGTCATTTGAATTCAAAGGCTGTTTGTGATTTACATTGTTATCAGTATTGAGGTTGAATGCACTTTTACCTGCATGTGTTGCAATGTTATCTATTCTcaattaggtaggtacgaCGACGCGACGGTTCGTAGAAGCAAGCAACTTTCAACTTTTCCTGAATTTTTTGGATATAGTTTTACTtcagttaaaattttatttcaaaacctgcatacttttttgtaaactatctattttatattcataatcactgtaaaatttaaaacgtaatttggaaaatataaaaaattgaaacatgtaactaattaaaattaacataacgAAACaccaattttttaaatgcattACGATCACAAAAGTGAAACattccttaataaaaatatcatctaACAAACTCTCTCTATTGTACCGGAAAAATGCTCTAAAACCGCATTGAAATACGAATTCCAACCACTAACGTACTTATACGGATCTTAACTCCATTCAATCTGGCCGAGCTAGAATTCCACGCAAACCAGCGGAACGAACCATGTATGTTGTGTTACAGACTAACTTGTGTTGTATAAAGTTACGTGAAGTGTAGTTGAATTAATATTACGGTTTGGAATAGTATGACGTATGATTTAGGGGTTTCTAAACACGTGgcaatattcataataatatgtgcaaataaaataacaaataatatacttgcCACTAGACCTGGTTCTGTTCGAagaatttgatttaaaaacaaaaaatataatctcaCACAGATTATGTAGCTTTGTAGTGGCAAAGgagatataaaaaatgttaggAGCTTACCTATTTACTAAATCCACACACAATGTCATACTACGCCGTTACATACTAAATTAGCACACACAAATAAAGGCTTCAAACAAGACTACATTAACAAGGCAGTTTTCTTTTAAcgcgatattttttttaaccatCTAAGTACGTTACACATCTGTATGGATCGATACACCAACATTAGAATATTCCTCAAATCACAAAAAGGATCACGTTTTATGcgtgcatttaaaaaaaatacgccaAAAACACAAATTTCCAGTCAACACTTATGTTTAAAGAGGAAAATAAGGGTTATTTACATCCCGCGCGTGCACCCGCTCCAAACGGCAAACGTGACGTTTCACAATGGATTCCGTGTGTTATTGCGTCAACTTGAGAACAATTTGTTTGCCATTGTCACGAGATTATTAAACTTCGTTCAACATCCCCCTCAGCCTCGTTAGTGTACAATGTTTGGCattgattaaaatcagtcaCATCATATTGTTTggtgataaattatataggtgtaaattaatttagagGATAACAGCTATACTacaaaactttttataaagtaatttaactACCAAATAACGAAACCAAGCAGAAATATTACctgcaaacaaaaataaaaataaaataatattaacaatactCATCAGGAACTCCAAAGATTAGATCGTGCATTACaacaatttaacaattttatgatacaatactacaatatacaattttacaatAGTTAATATGCttcacatttttaatttacctactttaattTCTTTTCCAGATGCAGTCATTCATCCTGGTCCTGCTCATCATTTTACAAACATACCACATCACGACCGCACCTGCCACTCACATACAAACTATAAAACCAATCACGCGGCAGAAAAAAGCGCCAAACTACCCGTACCACCATCACTATTTAGTACCAAACCTGCAAGTAATCCCCATCCATGGCCACTGGAATGAACAATCAAATATGACTCATTATTTCGTCCACAACCTAGTACCAATACATGAGTTGATTACTGTGAACCAATTATCTGTGATACCTTTACAGAAGGAACATCACACTTTTCACATTCACGAGGATAATATATACAGAAATCCCATAGGAGGATATGGTATAGGCTGGAGATTTGGAGGCCACGGCGCTGGACACGGTTTTCATTATAGTTATggatagaaataaatataaaatacgaaTTTGCGTTTTATTTCAACCGTACAGTATCAAGATTAGTATGAAAAAGGCTATGCGGGTTTTAGCTTTTAACCTCTTTATAAGGATGTTTGTTTCCCGTTAGATGTTAAACATCGTAttccaaataatttatagcaCTGCCCTTATTCGTGATAATCACAAGCATACATCacatttttacatacaaaatactaGACATCTCTTATCATAAtactataacataatatgaatggAGATAAGGCTGCTTAGTTACGAAACGTTAtagtcaatttatttttatcaataatatttgaaGTGCACATTAAATTCGAGATTATCACATCAACactcaataattttttttttaaagatatacgTAAATGTATTTTCCAACTGTACTAGAAAGAGAGTTATGCTTTTCAAACATACATTCGTTTGCAtgtatatgtttaaaaaagcTGTACGGCTCGACGAGTTTTTTATGCCATTAGATGCATCTTTAATGAGAAAGTTATGCCGATTGCAttgaatttacaatttaatacttTGTTCACAGCatgattttcaattttttttctcgcAGAaggattttcatttttcattccTTCATTCATTGTCATTAGTAACTGGGGTTTAATCTCAAGTGCATTTACAGCCTTAATTTTTACCGTTATAAACCGGTACAAGAAGCCGCTATCACACTTGCGACGACATACAGTGAGACACGACGCGTgtgaacattatttattatagtcaTTAATTTAGTGTCTAACGAAACAGGTAAATtgattatttgattattattaatttctctatATAAATCGATAACTTGTATTAGTTTTTTACTAGACTTTGAAATCTTATTTTATGGTTAGGAAGTATTTGATTTCTGGGTTTGttttttacgatttatttaactttaaaactcatgtatcaaaatgtttaaaactcATATATATCAATTGAAAGCTACATCTATACCAAGATACACAGGCTctcgtttattttatttatattgttaatcaTAAGGCTctataagtaggtagtaaGGCTCTATATAGAGCTCACAatttacataaacataatGATTAAGCCAAAGCCAATGAACGACCAAAAGTAGTTTTCAATGTATTCTAAAATTTGTCCATTAGGAACAAAGGAAAGAAACATTGAAATTCATTAGATGGTGCAATTAATGACTCTTAAGTGAGTTACTTTCTCCCAATGCTCAGTTCGAagcatagaaatctaaataactgtgtcttgttatttagatttctatggttCGAAGCTTTgtcttttaataatttatgtaacttTTAATTGCACAAATTGTtgcatttgtatttttatcggtATATTGATGAATAGATAAATTctacgtgttttatttttaatttgaaaggtTTTTTTAATGACTGTTTTAAGATACGTACTAGGGTATTAAGTGTGCTTTTGTTTATACAAGTGAATTCATTCAATAAAACCTTATTATTATCACAGCAGTGCCTTAAAGCCAACAATTGAGCAAtaacttacatattatgtatctactaAGTACTCTTACAAACTGTTACATAACTGTTGTTAAAAAATAGAGCAAGTAATAATCATGGAAGAATGTCTGgaagattaaaaaatacttattaaattaatataaataggtcACAATATTTCCTCTACATTTAGTTAAAAAGCATCCCTTAGCCAACACGAGGAAAATATTGGGACTCGGCCAAATGTACAAGTATGATATATTGAAAGctgttttacattaaaattaaagtccCTGATGGCTAATTTTAATGGAGACTATCCATCTGCGCAAAATTTACGAAACATTGACACAGGGAGACCACAtcacttcaataatatgtTACCCACGAAAGTTTgtaccatgaaaatttatctcttccacgcaggcgaagctgcgggcaacagcttgtactactttatataaataattttaaaataaattaatatttaacgcTTCAGAGTctactaaataaaaacatatcatTAGAcaatttgttatttgttaatattaagtTGCAAGCTCAATTAAATCTCTTTACATAAAATGGCTCCTGTTTCAAAACAATGAACGATAgctataaaatgtaaacataaaCAAAGTTCAAAATAAGAACCACAGATAACTAAATACTTACAACTCAATAAAATTAcacattatatataaaaacaatacgaATAATCATAGTAAAGACAATAGCTGTAATAATAGAGCCTATGAATAGAGCAGACACGGGATCTACATAATTACGTTATTAGAGATGATTTTGAATAGAGTTTCTCAATTTaccttagtttaatataattttaactttgttACGTATAGTAATTTCCATGATtattattgcacgcctcataagcgaagcgttgaggtgggtactactgtcacttcgcgcaaaacatctgatttttcaaacttaaaatgtctttatgtatcatacattgcacttgtaagataatacatacatacatacacacacatattaagaaaaaacactatttttaacattcatgatatttttgatgtcatttttgttatttaaactagttaaaaaacagtttaaaaaagttctgtcttggacgtccgtgtgtctgtatgtgcggaggattttcttgttaacacgatagcgaccgaaatactttactaatcgagtctttttttttctcttacgcttgagtatgctcaggaatagattcgatgtggtttaattgttattaaataaacaaacaaaaaaaaggatgagattatgaggcgtgcacttttggattttccaaattatattttttaatttcaatcgaAAAAAGTTTCGATTTCgtgtttagaaaataaattgggtgattatttatttttcgagGAAAATATTTACTGAAAATACGTTAACCAGTTATGAGAAAATCTCGGTCGACGAACTGACTGAAACCTCGATAGACGGACGGAATACTAATGAA
The sequence above is a segment of the Colias croceus chromosome 14, ilColCroc2.1 genome. Coding sequences within it:
- the LOC123697149 gene encoding putative mediator of RNA polymerase II transcription subunit 26, giving the protein MKAMLILMLVAASHATKVTSTRSKQKTEFERTDKRELQGNNGIEKRTPLLPTVTPSIAAGVEYADDKQQTLQEKSPSQQIYATPVPQIAKISDVLAQGPPFQNAIANQLYSPVSVYQPRFPTYEVSQPVPSQLAYAEHSIQPNSIQQSIPKQNFDANYQPQVYQLQGNLPQSIASQQQQIAYNQAQAVYQDNQLGYVQEQPISQSPIYVKEPEKVNYQAVQQIKNPLQIVAQNPQTYSTQHQGATSYASYSKNQIEEQSGKAGSQPVQYQSQPLQLIKYTLQHQAYNNQPIQAQPQYRQAQPAQYQQAQQIQQYQQPQIQQYQQPQPIQQYQQAQPLQQYQEAQPLQQYEVAQPQYQQQQIQYQPQQYQAQPQYQIPQYERPQYQQYLSESKVQEVAQIQQLQQPLKQKNAKQVYFKQLAQAQAAQPAAQAQAAAQNDYPGQGALPTFPPVQYFGKFAHSIFGQYQH